A genome region from Rickettsiales endosymbiont of Stachyamoeba lipophora includes the following:
- the rnhA gene encoding ribonuclease HI, whose product MKQLEIFTDGSCLGNPGPGGWAAILRYKGSIKEITGGESLTTNNRMEMLAVINALKQLKQPCKVDLYTDSKYVITGITEYIFKWQSNNWNNGKVKNIDLWQELITLAKIHQISWHWVKGHSGHPENEQANDLAQDTALKYKKMESNV is encoded by the coding sequence ATGAAACAACTAGAAATCTTTACGGATGGTTCATGTTTAGGCAATCCAGGACCGGGAGGATGGGCAGCTATTTTAAGATACAAGGGATCAATCAAAGAAATTACAGGCGGCGAAAGCCTTACCACTAATAATCGTATGGAAATGCTAGCTGTAATAAATGCGCTAAAGCAACTAAAACAGCCTTGCAAGGTTGATTTATATACGGATAGCAAATATGTTATTACTGGCATTACTGAATATATATTTAAATGGCAAAGCAACAACTGGAATAATGGTAAAGTAAAAAATATTGATTTATGGCAAGAACTTATTACTCTTGCCAAAATCCATCAAATTAGCTGGCATTGGGTTAAAGGACATAGCGGCCACCCAGAGAACGAACAGGCCAATGATCTGGCCCAGGATACGGCTTTAAAATATAAAAAAATGGAAAGCAATGTTTGA
- the hemC gene encoding hydroxymethylbilane synthase: MFEFKHLKIGSRQSNLALKQSAIVKQEIINKLGYPANLIEIVPMMTKGDKILDRNLSEIGGKGLFTEEIELGLVAGTLDLAVHSMKDMPATTSGNLAILATLEREDPRDVLIGAKTFEELPEHSIFGTSSIRRARIVNSIRSDLEIIPFRGNIESRLSKLQQGVARATILAAAGLHRLQKAIEYTLLDKNIFVPAIGQGALAIECNIHNSLAVQICKAINHQETYQAVEIERAFLYEIDGSCKTPIGGLCELQDGIIKGIFMAATAQEILKEEIEVPLEEAYLEAIRIAKKFKNFL; the protein is encoded by the coding sequence ATGTTTGAGTTTAAACATCTTAAGATTGGTTCGCGTCAAAGTAATCTAGCTCTTAAACAATCGGCTATAGTTAAGCAGGAAATAATCAATAAACTCGGCTACCCTGCAAATTTGATTGAAATTGTTCCCATGATGACTAAAGGAGATAAAATTCTTGATCGCAATCTTTCAGAAATCGGAGGGAAAGGCCTATTTACTGAAGAGATAGAATTAGGCTTAGTTGCAGGAACTCTTGACCTGGCTGTCCACTCGATGAAGGACATGCCGGCAACCACATCAGGAAATTTAGCTATACTTGCCACTTTAGAACGCGAAGATCCGCGAGATGTTTTAATTGGCGCTAAAACTTTTGAAGAATTACCCGAACATTCCATTTTTGGTACATCATCTATTAGAAGAGCAAGAATAGTAAACTCAATAAGATCAGATCTTGAAATTATCCCCTTTAGAGGCAACATCGAAAGCAGGCTCAGTAAACTTCAACAAGGAGTGGCCCGAGCTACTATTTTAGCAGCGGCAGGATTACATCGTTTACAAAAAGCTATTGAATATACCCTGCTTGATAAAAATATTTTTGTTCCAGCAATTGGCCAAGGGGCCTTAGCTATTGAGTGCAACATTCATAACTCACTAGCCGTACAAATTTGCAAAGCAATTAACCACCAAGAAACCTACCAGGCTGTAGAAATTGAAAGAGCTTTTTTATATGAGATTGATGGCTCATGCAAAACTCCTATCGGAGGTTTATGCGAGCTGCAAGATGGTATAATCAAAGGAATATTCATGGCAGCAACTGCACAAGAGATATTAAAAGAGGAGATTGAAGTCCCATTAGAAGAAGCCTACTTGGAAGCAATAAGAATTGCTAAAAAATTTAAAAATTTCCTTTAA
- a CDS encoding uroporphyrinogen-III synthase → MTLINTRPINNQQSLNEFCKEQRIKVINCPLFHTVLTPTIISLDRLPAYNAVIITSNQALEYLNSHQISLPRSLLVLTVGNKLYQQCVERLENKIIKCGNNINGLIEYLNNHSALLATILYLRGAKISANLKELFIHKISIDEFICYHMHPTSNLTTVITSETNTDNLVLLPVFSLEAAKEICTTNFISFNKELIIIAFSNKIADYLHSYFKNIKTIPIPEIKEIFKMILQIKQEARQLCLK, encoded by the coding sequence ATGACTTTAATTAACACTCGTCCCATTAATAACCAACAAAGCTTAAATGAATTTTGCAAGGAACAGCGCATTAAGGTTATTAACTGCCCTCTTTTTCACACTGTATTAACCCCAACTATCATCTCGCTTGATAGGTTGCCAGCTTATAATGCTGTTATTATTACTAGCAACCAGGCTCTTGAATATCTAAATTCTCATCAAATTTCATTACCAAGAAGCTTATTAGTATTAACCGTTGGAAACAAACTATACCAACAATGTGTAGAGCGACTAGAAAATAAAATTATCAAATGCGGTAATAACATTAATGGCCTGATCGAATATTTGAATAACCATTCTGCATTATTAGCAACTATTTTGTATCTTAGGGGCGCCAAAATATCAGCAAATTTAAAAGAACTTTTTATCCATAAAATATCAATAGATGAATTTATTTGCTATCATATGCATCCCACTTCGAATTTAACCACCGTGATTACTTCTGAAACAAATACAGATAATCTAGTGCTATTACCAGTATTTTCGCTAGAAGCCGCTAAAGAAATTTGTACCACTAATTTTATATCTTTTAATAAAGAGCTCATAATTATTGCTTTTAGTAATAAAATTGCCGATTATTTACATAGTTATTTTAAAAATATTAAAACTATCCCGATTCCTGAAATAAAAGAAATTTTTAAAATGATTTTACAAATTAAGCAAGAGGCTAGGCAACTATGTCTAAAATAA
- the tolQ gene encoding protein TolQ: MSILSLVARADIVVQLVMLALIICSVWCWAILFEKWLKYKAISIKTDNFEKKFWSGQVLDQLYDKLKNKPGHPMASVFCVAMDEWSKNKIHLVKHNPNLKSGIVDRLKQAMNVSISRETDHLSTGLPVLASVGSYAPFLGLFGTVWGIMHSFQSIAASKNSSLAVVAPGIAEALLATAIGLFAAIPAVIFYNMLTTKLGKITAKLDDFSAELTILLSRELDESI; encoded by the coding sequence ATGTCAATTTTATCACTAGTCGCAAGAGCAGATATTGTGGTTCAATTGGTAATGCTGGCTCTAATTATTTGTTCGGTTTGGTGCTGGGCTATATTATTTGAAAAATGGCTTAAATATAAAGCTATTAGTATCAAAACTGATAATTTTGAAAAAAAATTTTGGTCTGGTCAGGTTTTAGACCAACTATATGATAAACTGAAAAACAAACCAGGCCACCCAATGGCCAGCGTATTTTGTGTAGCGATGGATGAATGGAGTAAAAATAAAATACATTTAGTAAAACATAATCCAAATTTAAAGTCAGGTATAGTAGATCGTTTAAAACAAGCAATGAACGTTAGCATTAGCCGCGAGACCGATCATCTGTCCACAGGGCTTCCGGTTTTAGCCTCTGTTGGCTCTTATGCACCTTTCCTTGGTTTATTTGGTACCGTGTGGGGCATTATGCATTCTTTTCAATCAATTGCAGCTTCTAAAAACTCCAGTCTTGCAGTGGTAGCTCCCGGTATTGCCGAAGCATTACTAGCAACCGCAATCGGTTTATTTGCAGCAATTCCAGCAGTTATATTTTACAATATGCTTACTACTAAGCTTGGAAAGATTACTGCAAAATTGGATGATTTTTCAGCAGAACTAACAATTTTGCTATCTAGAGAACTGGATGAATCTATTTAA
- the tolR gene encoding protein TolR: MGVDTSQQKNKRNNFALASSINVTPFVDVMLVLLIIFMVTSPMLVSGVNVDLPEATDTPIVGDDEPLAVTIDKNSNIFIQDTQIEDGELIPKLLAITKEKKDTRIFVRGDKSVDYGTIMQTVSSINIAGFTKVALITQITNK, from the coding sequence ATGGGCGTTGACACTTCACAACAAAAAAACAAAAGGAATAACTTTGCATTAGCGAGCTCCATTAATGTGACTCCATTTGTAGATGTAATGTTAGTTTTACTAATAATCTTTATGGTTACTTCGCCGATGCTGGTTTCAGGTGTTAACGTCGATCTCCCTGAAGCTACAGATACTCCAATAGTAGGAGATGATGAACCACTCGCTGTAACTATTGATAAAAATAGCAATATTTTTATTCAAGATACTCAAATTGAAGATGGTGAGCTAATTCCAAAGCTATTAGCTATTACTAAAGAAAAGAAAGATACCAGGATTTTTGTTAGAGGTGACAAATCAGTAGATTATGGTACAATAATGCAAACAGTAAGTTCAATTAACATTGCAGGATTTACTAAAGTAGCACTCATTACTCAAATTACCAACAAGTAA
- a CDS encoding TonB C-terminal domain-containing protein, whose translation MKKPLIYSLALHVFIFLILIIGTPILWKPAPEEIAISLEMLPVSNKSNVKPKKTESFAKKAEKEKIVPKSAKPKEEIKTDPAKKKEDTAKPVIPPKPDKTDVKIPEKKDKDKKKEEKKKQEEKIKPKESKEDKAAQKKKEEVKKNDESEDFDALLKTLEESTTTKDIPQKNKPKQSKELDDLVSELNDKSDSSNYNESDPLSLSEMDAIRSQIEKNWNVPAGAKDAKDLIIKLNITINPDGEVTSVKILDTNFNGTSTFYKAAAESAVRAVYRASPIQNLPVNKYDSWKEVVLTFDPSQVLY comes from the coding sequence ATGAAAAAACCTTTAATTTACTCGTTAGCATTGCATGTTTTTATCTTTCTAATACTTATTATTGGAACCCCTATTCTTTGGAAACCTGCTCCAGAAGAAATTGCTATTTCCTTAGAAATGCTTCCCGTTAGCAATAAATCTAACGTGAAACCAAAAAAGACCGAAAGCTTTGCTAAAAAGGCTGAAAAGGAAAAAATTGTACCTAAATCAGCTAAACCCAAAGAAGAAATCAAAACAGATCCAGCCAAGAAAAAAGAAGATACTGCTAAACCAGTAATCCCACCTAAGCCTGATAAAACAGATGTTAAAATTCCTGAAAAAAAAGACAAAGATAAAAAGAAAGAGGAAAAGAAAAAGCAAGAAGAAAAAATAAAGCCTAAGGAAAGCAAAGAGGATAAAGCAGCTCAAAAGAAAAAAGAAGAAGTAAAAAAGAATGATGAAAGCGAAGATTTTGATGCTTTGCTGAAAACATTAGAGGAATCAACTACCACCAAAGATATTCCGCAAAAAAATAAACCTAAACAATCTAAAGAACTTGATGATTTAGTCAGTGAGCTAAATGATAAGTCTGACAGCAGTAATTATAACGAAAGCGACCCTTTATCTTTAAGTGAGATGGATGCTATTAGATCTCAGATTGAAAAAAATTGGAATGTTCCGGCGGGAGCTAAGGATGCTAAAGATTTAATTATTAAATTAAATATAACCATTAATCCAGATGGGGAAGTTACTAGTGTGAAAATTCTTGATACCAACTTTAATGGTACTAGTACTTTTTATAAAGCTGCTGCTGAAAGTGCAGTGCGAGCAGTATATAGAGCCAGCCCTATACAAAACTTACCTGTTAACAAATATGATTCTTGGAAAGAAGTAGTATTAACCTTTGATCCAAGCCAAGTGCTATATTAA